The Lujinxingia vulgaris DNA window CCTCGCCAGTGCCCTGAACTTCGATGAGGCGGCCGGAGCCGGTCATAACGACGTTCATGTCGACGTCGGCGGCGCTGTCTTCGACGTAGGGAAGATCAAGCAGGGCGCGGCCCTCGACGATGCCGCAGCTGATGGCGGCGACCGAGTCGTTCAGGGGAACTTCATCGATGAGGGCTTCTGCGAGGAGCTTTTCGCAGGCCAGCGCCAGGGCGACGTAGGCGCCGGTGATGCTGGCGGTGCGGGTGCCGCCGTCGGCCTGGAGTACATCGCAATCAAGATAGATGGTGCGGGGTCCGAGTTTTTCGAGGTCGGTGACCGCGCGCAGGCTGCGGCCGATGAGGCGCTGGATCTCCTGGGTGCGGCCGCTTAAGCCGCCGCGGTGAACTTCGCGACGGAAGCGAGGGTCGGTTGCGCCCGGAAGCATGGAGTATTCGCCGGTGACCCAGCCGCGGGTGTTACCGGGCTTGTCCATCCAGCGGGGCACGCTTTTGTCGATGCTGGCGGTGCACATCACCGTGGTGCGCCCGAAGCGCACGAGCACTGAGGCGGCAGGCATGTCGGTGAAGTTGGGGGTGATGGAAATGGTGCGAAGTTCGTCGGGGGCGCGGCCGTCAAAGCGCTCGCTCATGGTGGCTCCATGGGGTGGGAGAAGGAGTGCGGAGGTTAAAAAAGAGCCCGCGCGGGGCGGGCTTCAAGGAGATGGTAGAAAGATTTGAAGGGGATCCAGCGCGCGGGTCCGGCGCTTAGTTGGCGTCGAGGACGCGCTCGAGC harbors:
- the rph gene encoding ribonuclease PH; the encoded protein is MSERFDGRAPDELRTISITPNFTDMPAASVLVRFGRTTVMCTASIDKSVPRWMDKPGNTRGWVTGEYSMLPGATDPRFRREVHRGGLSGRTQEIQRLIGRSLRAVTDLEKLGPRTIYLDCDVLQADGGTRTASITGAYVALALACEKLLAEALIDEVPLNDSVAAISCGIVEGRALLDLPYVEDSAADVDMNVVMTGSGRLIEVQGTGEEATFSRAELNALLDLAEKGIGELTAMQNDVLPERLHFK